Genomic segment of Mercurialis annua linkage group LG6, ddMerAnnu1.2, whole genome shotgun sequence:
AATATTATTAGTCATGTCGTTTACCATTTGCGtagttttgatttgaaaatcATGTAtagtataatttgtttttgaaaaagtaAGAGCCCTAATTACTGCAAATCTCTCTTTTACCCGCTTTTTCTGTTTTGGTTGCTCATCAGAGGTCGCTTTACCGGTGGCTGAGTAGCCTTCTGTTGGGGCAGCTAATCTTGGTCGGTGGTGTGGGCATCACCGTCGATTTGAAATTTTCGAATCAGGTCGTTCCATTGGAGAAATTCTGGTGAGTTTTGTTTAGAAGTTCATCTTGTCAATCCTCGTTTTTTACTCTTTGAAGAACTGTTGCTATTTTTATTAACTTCTCTTTACGTAACTTTTAATCTATTTGTATTATCATTGCACACCAGTTCTTTGAAGAATTGTTAATAgcttaaatattttattgtgaGAATATGATGATATTTCACTAGAGAtaatgattttaatttaaaaaaaaagaataaataagtGCATGTCTCTTACGCTTGAGTTGAGATTGTTTCAAAAAAGTATTTAGCTCTTAATTATTTGTTTACCATTATAGAAAATCTAGACAAGAACAGGACCATTCTGCTGCCTAAATGTTCTAGGTGCCTTTGGGGTTTTCTTACTAAATATGTTCTCAAATTACAATTTgagattttaatttatatttagtgtCAAAGATGCTATTTTTGtcttagagttagggttcgTTGGGATGTATGAATTTGAAGCTGTATCATGTTTTGTATCTATTATAGGTAAATTATGCTCAAAAGAAAGGCGGATCAAGATGATCCCAGTCCATGGCGACGCGAAGAGAAGATAGTACCTTACAGTGTGTTTccttagtttttttatttttctttccgATATACATATATGTATGTGCACTAAAGTATGTTGGTATTTTGTTGtgttttttatgtatatttttagcTCCTGAAGAGTGGGATTGCATGAAGCATACTTTGAAGCAATACAAGTTTGCTGCATACAATGAAAACCAACACTTGGATATTTACACCAAAAGAGCTGCATTGAAAGCTGCTCCATTCGTTGTTTCTCTTGTTGCTTATATAGGTATAATGGtatatacataattttaatGATTGTTTGCGTTGCTGTTGTTATGGTTGTGTTGCTTGGTTTATTTTCACATGCTACTTAATGTCTTTAATCTTATTTATATGCATATGGATGTgtgttttgatttaatttttgctatttttttatcCATTCTTTTACCTGATTtcattttgatgtttttaatatgAACTCTTtgactgaattttttttgtgcTACCTTGATTTTTAAAGGTGAAGAGATGCTATATCAGAGTTCTGGAACTATTATTGAAAGTGATGATGTGAGCAGTGTTATTCTAACTTCTGCTAATCTCATTACGTGTCCTCCCACTAAAACTTTAACTCCGGATAATATTAAGGTCTGTCTATTCgaatttaacttttttcattATCTTGTTTCAAAGAGTGTCTTACTTATTGTGACTCAAATGCTTGTTGTTTGAGATGTATGATGCgttgtttttataaatattttacttaTAGGTTTTGGTGTACCTTAAAGATGGGAGATCGTTTCATGGTGAAGTCTTAACATTTAATCCTCATTATAACATTGCTGCCATAAGAATTCAATCAAATGCTCATCTACCAACTGCATCAATGAGACACTTAGATGATTCCATAACGATTGATTCAAGTCAGCTTCATTTCCCTGAAGAAAAAACATTTCAGCTTCGGCCACATTCAAATTCTTATAATCTTCTTCCTGGAGATAGACTTTTTGCCATTGGACGTTATTTCGTGAAGCCTTATGACATCATGATTGCTCCTGGTGAATTTTGGTAAAGCAATCTTAGCATATTCTACACTTATACAGAGTATATTATCCAAGGTTTTATTTTAATGtggattaaataatttatattggTCAATATTGGGTTTactcttattttcttttttcctttttgtttcAGTCTTGGTCGCTGTGATTATGACTGCAAGGAGCTTTTTAGGGCGTCTTGCAATATCTCTAGAGTATCCTTCTTACCATGTTTCCATTATCAATTGTATTTTTTCGTAATAATATAGTTCTCTTTGTCCTTTCCGGTTTATTACTGTATTTATTTACTGAACCATTGATTCCCCTACATCATTTCATCAATTTGTTCTGAATATGGTGGATGAATTTCTTTGCATAACTTACATTCTAATATTATGTAATATTGAGAATGTGATAGATTTTGggtattttttcttctttgtagTGTGGTATTGGAGGGCCACTTATCAACTATAACGGAGAAGTCGTTGGAATCTGCTTTTATAATTGCTCTTGTACTCCTTTTTTGCCTATCAATGTTGTGTCTAAGTGGTGGAACCAATACAAGACAAATGGGTAAGTATCCTACATGATAATATGGTTTAGTGAACTTTTTTTAAAGAATGGTTATACTTTTCTGTTATGTTCGACTTGATTTGTTAATTTCTTTGTCTATGTATGCATCCATTATGGTTGCGTAGTTCTTTTCTTTCAAGGTACTTCAAAAATTTGTTGACATGTATTATGGTCGGATGAAGCATATGATTTTCAAGTTGGACTTTATTTATGGTGTAAAATTCTTTACTTTTATAATTTGACCTCTCAA
This window contains:
- the LOC126687158 gene encoding putative protease Do-like 14, producing the protein MLKRKADQDDPSPWRREEKIVPYTPEEWDCMKHTLKQYKFAAYNENQHLDIYTKRAALKAAPFVVSLVAYIGEEMLYQSSGTIIESDDVSSVILTSANLITCPPTKTLTPDNIKVLVYLKDGRSFHGEVLTFNPHYNIAAIRIQSNAHLPTASMRHLDDSITIDSSQLHFPEEKTFQLRPHSNSYNLLPGDRLFAIGRYFVKPYDIMIAPGEFCLGRCDYDCKELFRASCNISRCGIGGPLINYNGEVVGICFYNCSCTPFLPINVVSKWWNQYKTNGITRQPYLGIELTNLYAAKLYVMEEIIQKFPNICKGVIVEEVIPGSVADLAGIRPKDVIIEFGGKTVHGFLELIELMWDKVGDSVELVVLRASDGSSLKLSMLVEEATPDKSYSWPLWENAR